The genomic stretch ATAAGTAATTAAATTTTCTACTTCTTGTTCATATTATTCTTGTTATATAGTGGAATAATATGGAATACTAAAGCTAAATATTATTATTTATTTTGTTAATTTTATAACTTCAGGAGTGTCTTATGAATAAGATTCGGATTAGTAAAGTAGGTTTGTTTAAACTATTTTTCATTTCAATATTACTAGTTACATTCATCTTTGTTGGAAAAAACGTACTTTTAAATTTCGACTTTCAAATGTTCTTTAACTATATGGAGTCTCTTACATTAATACAATATTTTCTAATTTTTGCATTAGGTATTATTGCTGTTTCTCCAATGTTTTTATATGATTTCGTCCTTGTTAGACTATTAAAATTAGATTTCAGTTTTCGTAAAATTTTAATGGTAGCTTGGCTAGCAAACACTTCCTCTAACTTAATTGGACTCGGTGGTGTCGCTGGTACTACTATTCGTACTCTTTTTTATCGACAAGAGCGCACTGGACCAGAAATTGTTAAAGCGGTAAGTAGTGTAACAATCTTCTTACTTTCTGGATTATCGATATTGAGTTTAGTTTTATTTACAGGGATCTTTGATTTATCATTTTTAAATGAATATAAGTACTTATATGTCGCAATCGTCATTGCCATTTGTTATTTCCCGTTAATGTTTTTAGTTGTTTATATGAAGCGAAATTTTTTCTCGGAAAACTTTTCCGCAAAATATATGATCTCATTGGTTACCATTTCCTTATGTGAATGGTCCTTTATATTTTTATTTATTTACTTTATTTGTTTATTTTTAAATATTGATATTTCGATTATTGAAGTTTTGCCCGTTTTTTTAGTGGCCTCTGTAGCAGCACTGTTAAGTATGATCCCTGGCGGATTAGGTTCATTTGATTTTATTTTTCTATTAGGGTTCACATATTTTGGGATTGATAAAGAAACAACACTACTAGTTTTATTAATCTATCGTTTCAGTTATTTCTTCTTCCCATTTGCTTGTGGTATTGTTTTAGCACTCAAACTATTATGGAACAAAATCAATCAATCATTTAATAATATTCCAAACCAAATATCAACATATTTGGGCCATAAGATTTTAACAATTTTAATTTTCTTGTCTGGGGTAATTCTTTTAGTTTCCGCAGCTGTACCAAGCATGCTTTTAAGAATTAGTCTTTTAAATTTAATTTTACCTTCAACAATTATTAATCTTTCACATTTAATTTCTGTCACAACAGGCTTTACATTATTAGGGCTTTCGCGAGGAATTGATTATAAAGTGAAAAGAGCGTGGTATATTACTTTATTCATGCTAATTGTTGGAGCAATTACAACTTATTCAAAAGGATTAGATTATGAAGAAGCACTTTTTGTACTAGCAGTAGCATTTATATTATTTGCTTCAAAGAAACAATTTTATAGAGAAAGCTTTGTTTTAACATGGGGAAAGCTGATCGTTGATAATTTTATATTGTTTTTCTTTTTAGGTAGCTATTTACTAATTGCTTATATTAATCTTCCACATACAAATGTACGGATCCCTGCCAAATATTTGCCTTATATCCTTGTCAATTCGAGGGATATCGTAATAAGTGCAGTGCTTGGTTTTGTAGCTGCTTTTCTATTTTTTTATATCGCTTTTTTCAAAGTTAAAAGAAAAGAATTTAATTTTATAGGCACAAAAAATGAAGAAGAAAAAATAAGAGTCCATTTAAATACATATGGTGGAACTGAACTTTCCCATTTAGTTTTTTTACATGATAAATATTTATTTTGGGCTCAGGATGAAACAGTATTATTTATTTTCCAACCATATGCAGACAAACTAGTTATTTTAGGTGACCCAATTGGGGAAAAGTCCCGTATCTATCCTGCTATTGAAGAATTATTAAATTATGCTGATCAATTTGGATATAATCTCGTTTTCTATCAAGTAAACTCAAATTCTTTAGCGTACTTACATGAAAATGGATTTGATTTCTTTAAACTTGGTGAAGAAGGGTTTACGGATATTTCAACGTTCTCTTTATCTGGAAAACGTAATAAAGGTATTCGCGCCCTTTACAATAAGTTTGAACGTGAAGAATATAGTTTTGAAATGATTGAACCTCCGTTCTCAAATGAGTTCTTTGCAGATTTACAGAATTTATCTACTGAGTGGCTAAAAGGTAGAAAAGAAAAAGGTTTTTCACTTGGCTATTTTGATGAAGATTATATCAAACTTGCACCTGTAGCTGTTATTAAAAATAATGAAAATAAGTTAATTGCTTTCGCGTCTATTATGCCTAACTATAATGACCATACAATTTCAATTGATTTAATGCGCCATAAAATAGATGCACCAAAGGGAATTATGGATTATATGTTTATTAATTTAATTGAATCATTTAGATTGAAAGATTTTCACTACTTTAATATCGGAATGACACCTTTAGCAAATGTTGGACTTTCTAAATATTCATTTACTAGTGAAAAAATTGCAGCACAGATTTATGAATATGGACAGTTCTTGTATCATTTTCAAGGTTTAAGAAGCTTTAAAGAAAAATACGTGGATTCTTGGACACCGAAGTTTTTGGCATATCATAAAAAAACTTCTTTACCGATTACTATGTTACAAATTACTTCATTAATTTCTAAAACTAGAAAGCCGTAAATTAGAAGTCAGTTAATGTACTTATCACATTAACTGACTTTTTTAGTCCGAAAAAATTTATCAATTTTTCAATGTAAAAAAAACGATATGATGTTAATTTCCACTACAGGATTCTCGCTTTCCATGGGGCGAGACATGAGCCTCCTTTCGTTCCAATCAACTTCTTCTAATTAAAGAAGCATACAAAAAAAAATCATTAATCATTTTCATAATTTTAAATTTCTAATCAAAATATAAAAATTGGTAAAAAATAATAATCATTATCGCTTGCAAAATTATTTCCTATCAACTATGATTGTGTCATATTAAATTGTGCACAACTAATATATAAGGATGTTGACATATGAATAAAGAAAACCAGCTTTTGCTTGAAAATCAATTATGCTTTTCGATTTATGCTTGCTCTCGAGAAATTACGAAATTATATCGCCCAATATTAGATGAAATTGGCATTACTTACCCACAATACCTGGCACTACTTTCTCTTTGGGAAAAAGACCAACAAACTGTAAAAGAGCTTGGTGGAACTCTTTTTCTTGATTCAGGTACACTTACACCAATGCTAAAGCGCATGGAATCTGCCGGATTAATTTATCGCAAACGTGATTCAAGCGATGAGAGAAAAGTATTTATTACATTAACTGAAGATGGAAAAGCATTAAAAGAAAAAGCTTATTGTATTCCAGAGAAGTTTTTTAATGAAAGTGACACTACTCAAGAGGAATTTTTGACAATATTAAGTCAAATAAAGGCATTATTACAGAAAGTTCAATCTGCAAATGAAAATTAATAAGTTATATAAAGGAGAAATTTAAAATGGAAAAATTATATACTGCTACAGCAACTGCAACGGGTGGACGTGACGGAAGAGTAATTTCATCAGATGATTTTATTAATTTAGCGCTTAAACCACCAGTAGAATTAGGTGGTCCTGGTGGTGCAACAAATCCTGAACAACTTTTCGCAGCTGGTTATTCAGCTTGCTTCGATAGTGCCTTAAACTTAGTAGCTCGTCAGAAAAGTATTAAATTAGAAGCTACATCTGTAACCGCAAACATAACAATTGGTAAAGATCCCGCTGACGGAGGGTTTAAATTAGCTGCTCAACTTGATGTAAAAGTGCAAGGAGTACCAACAGAAGTAGCAGTAGAACTAGTAAAGGCAGCACACGGTGTATGTCCATACTCTAAAGCGACTAGAGGAAACATGGACGTTCAATTGAGAGTTATTGGATAAGAGTTAATGTTAAAGGTAAAAAAGGGAATAGGCAAAAAATTAACCTATTCCCTTCTTCTACCCCTCTAGTATCGTTTCGTATTTTAATGAGTCGTCTTTTGTAAAGAACTTTCGATAAGATAGAAGTGTTGAGGAAAATACGCTTATTGCAATTGCTCCGATTAAGATGCATTCAATTAATAATTGATATTTAATTGCATATAAGGGACTAATGCCTGCAAAAATCATACCAGTCATTGAACCTGGCAATGTAACGATTCCAACTGTTTTAGCACGATCAATTGATGGAATTAATGCTGCTTTAATTGAATTTTTTATGACATGATTTGATGCTTGCTTAGTTGTTGCACCTAAGCATAGTGCAGCTTCAATTTGATTTTTATTCGCTTGAATTTCAGCTCTAAGTCTAGTTAGTGCTAAACTATTTGCGTTCATTGATGTACTAATAATCATACTTGAAATTGGAATAACATATTGAGCTTTTAACGAAATTTTATTTGCTACCAGTACAATTCCTAAAGAAATCATAACGCCTAGAAAAATACTAATAAATGAAATAAAAAATGCTCCTTCAATATGATGCGACCGTTTACTTGAAGTATGAGCACCAAATAAAATCATACAAAATAAAATAATGATGACAATGAAAAAATGTTCAATTTTAAGGATGTATTCAAGTACATAACCCATTATCATTAATTGAATTACTGTCCTAACAGAAGAAACACCAATATCTTTTTCAACGCCAAGTTTTTGATAATATGATAATGCAATCGCAATAATAATTAATAGAAATGTTAGCGATACACCTGTTATATGCAAATTGCCTTCCATCATTCCACCCTCTTTAAGCAATTGTAGAAAGGAAATTCTTCCCTAATTCAGTGCTTGGATTGTTAAAAAACTCATTAACTGTACTTACTTCTACTAATTTACCATCAATTAATAACCCTACTCGATCTGCAATTTGTTGAACTAAATCCATATTATGGGTGACAAGAATAATGGACATATTTTCCTCTACTTTTAAGTTTACTAGAAGATCCTGAATATGTAGGGTAGATTGTGGATCTAAAGCCGAAGTAATTTCATCACATAATAATATATTTGGTTTCATTGCTAGTGCTCTT from Arthrobacter citreus encodes the following:
- the mprF gene encoding bifunctional lysylphosphatidylglycerol flippase/synthetase MprF, yielding MNKIRISKVGLFKLFFISILLVTFIFVGKNVLLNFDFQMFFNYMESLTLIQYFLIFALGIIAVSPMFLYDFVLVRLLKLDFSFRKILMVAWLANTSSNLIGLGGVAGTTIRTLFYRQERTGPEIVKAVSSVTIFLLSGLSILSLVLFTGIFDLSFLNEYKYLYVAIVIAICYFPLMFLVVYMKRNFFSENFSAKYMISLVTISLCEWSFIFLFIYFICLFLNIDISIIEVLPVFLVASVAALLSMIPGGLGSFDFIFLLGFTYFGIDKETTLLVLLIYRFSYFFFPFACGIVLALKLLWNKINQSFNNIPNQISTYLGHKILTILIFLSGVILLVSAAVPSMLLRISLLNLILPSTIINLSHLISVTTGFTLLGLSRGIDYKVKRAWYITLFMLIVGAITTYSKGLDYEEALFVLAVAFILFASKKQFYRESFVLTWGKLIVDNFILFFFLGSYLLIAYINLPHTNVRIPAKYLPYILVNSRDIVISAVLGFVAAFLFFYIAFFKVKRKEFNFIGTKNEEEKIRVHLNTYGGTELSHLVFLHDKYLFWAQDETVLFIFQPYADKLVILGDPIGEKSRIYPAIEELLNYADQFGYNLVFYQVNSNSLAYLHENGFDFFKLGEEGFTDISTFSLSGKRNKGIRALYNKFEREEYSFEMIEPPFSNEFFADLQNLSTEWLKGRKEKGFSLGYFDEDYIKLAPVAVIKNNENKLIAFASIMPNYNDHTISIDLMRHKIDAPKGIMDYMFINLIESFRLKDFHYFNIGMTPLANVGLSKYSFTSEKIAAQIYEYGQFLYHFQGLRSFKEKYVDSWTPKFLAYHKKTSLPITMLQITSLISKTRKP
- a CDS encoding MarR family transcriptional regulator; the encoded protein is MNKENQLLLENQLCFSIYACSREITKLYRPILDEIGITYPQYLALLSLWEKDQQTVKELGGTLFLDSGTLTPMLKRMESAGLIYRKRDSSDERKVFITLTEDGKALKEKAYCIPEKFFNESDTTQEEFLTILSQIKALLQKVQSANEN
- a CDS encoding organic hydroperoxide resistance protein, translated to MEKLYTATATATGGRDGRVISSDDFINLALKPPVELGGPGGATNPEQLFAAGYSACFDSALNLVARQKSIKLEATSVTANITIGKDPADGGFKLAAQLDVKVQGVPTEVAVELVKAAHGVCPYSKATRGNMDVQLRVIG
- the fetB gene encoding iron export ABC transporter permease subunit FetB gives rise to the protein MEGNLHITGVSLTFLLIIIAIALSYYQKLGVEKDIGVSSVRTVIQLMIMGYVLEYILKIEHFFIVIIILFCMILFGAHTSSKRSHHIEGAFFISFISIFLGVMISLGIVLVANKISLKAQYVIPISSMIISTSMNANSLALTRLRAEIQANKNQIEAALCLGATTKQASNHVIKNSIKAALIPSIDRAKTVGIVTLPGSMTGMIFAGISPLYAIKYQLLIECILIGAIAISVFSSTLLSYRKFFTKDDSLKYETILEG